In Eschrichtius robustus isolate mEscRob2 chromosome 2, mEscRob2.pri, whole genome shotgun sequence, a single window of DNA contains:
- the LOC137758787 gene encoding zinc finger protein 709-like, with the protein MDSLAIEDVVVNFTLEEWALLDPSQKKLCRDVMQEIFWNLASVGKTREDHDIGDQYKNQGGNLRSPMVERLSERKDSSSCGEHFSLIPSLNLKKKTTGLKPCECSACGKVFMDRSSLTRHMKYHIEHEPGKFQKYGDKLYKCKHCGKAFNHFTSFLICLRKHERTHTGEKPYKCKACGKAFTWLVTFQKHMITHSGDGPYKCKECEKVFINPSSLKIHERSHTGEKPYQCKQCGKAFSYYCSLRVHGRTHTGEKPYECKQCGKAFSCHESIQTHERIHTGEKPYQCKHCEKAYRYHSSLQTHERSHTGEKPYQCKQCGKAFRCKQTFRAHERSHRGEKPYECKQCGKALSSATSLRNHERTHTGEKPYECKECGKAFTWHKTFQYHMITHTRDGPYKCEECEKQCGKSFSSQKGFQMHERTHTGEKPYECKICGKTYTWYKTFQFHMITHTRDGPYKCKECEKVFINPSSLKIHEWSHTGEKPYQCKQCGLTFSTDSSLQNHERTHTGENPYECKICGKTFSSTYVQVHE; encoded by the exons ATG GACTCATTGGCTATTGAGGATGTGGTTGTGAACTTCACCCTGGAGGAGTGGGCTTTGCTGGATCCTTCACAGAAGAAACTCTGCAGAGATGTGATGCAGGAAATCTTCTGGAACCTGGCCTCAGTAG GAAAAACACGGGAAGATCACGACATTGGAGATCAGTACAAAAACCAGGGGGGAAACCTAAG AAGTCCTATGGTAGAGAGACTCTCTGAACGTAAAGACAGTAGTTCCTGTGGAGAACACTTCAGCCTTATTCCATCTCTCAATCTGAAGAAGAAAACTACTGGATTAAAACCATGTGAATGCAGTGCATGTGGAAAAGTCTTCATGGATCGTTCATCCCTTACTAGACACATGAAATATCACATTGAACATGAACCGGGAAAGTTTCAAAAATACGGTGACAAGCTATATAAATGTAAGCACTGTGGTAAAGCCTTTAATCATTTCACTTCCTTCCTAAT TTGTCTTCGAAAACATGAAAGAACTCAtactggagaaaaaccctatAAGTGTAAGgcatgtgggaaagccttcacaTGGCTCGTAACCTTTCAAAAACACATGATAACACACAGTGGAGATGGACCTTATAAATGTAAAGAATGTGAGAAGGTATTCATTAATCCCAGTTCTcttaaaatacatgaaaggagtcacactggagagaaaccctatcaaTGTAAACAATGTGGCAAAGCCTTCAGTTATTACTGTTCCTTACGAGTACATGGAagaactcacactggagagaaaccctatgaatgtaaacaGTGTGGAAAAGCCTTTAGTTGTCATGAAAGCattcaaacacatgaaagaattcacacaggagagaaaccctatcaatgtaaacactgtgagaaAGCCTACAGATACCACAGTTCTCTTCAAACCCATGAAAGgagtcacactggagagaaaccttaccaGTGTAAACAGTGTGGAAAAGCCTTTCGATGTAAACAAACCTTTCGAGCACATGAAAGGAGTCACagaggagagaaaccctatgaatgtaagcaGTGTGGTAAAG CATTGAGTAGTGCCACATCTCTTCGAAATCATGAAAGAACCCACACTGGTGAAAAGCCCTATgagtgtaaggaatgtgggaaagccttcaccTGGCACAAAACCTTCCAATATCACATGATAACACATACTAGAGATGGACCTTATAAATGTGAAGAATGTGAGAAA CAATGTGGTAAAAGTTTTAGTTCTCAAAAAGGTTTCCAAATGCATGAAAGAACCCAtactggagaaaaaccctatgaGTGTAAAATATGTGGGAAAACCTATACATGGTACAAAACCTTCCAATTTCACATGATAACACACACTAGAGATGGACCTTATAAATGTAAAGAATGTGAGAAAGTGTTCATTAATCCCAGTTCTCTTAAAATCCATGAATGgagtcacactggagagaaaccctatcaaTGTAAACAATGTGGTTTAA CATTTAGTACTGACAGTTCTCTTCAAAATCATGAAAGAACCCACACTGGAGAAAACCCCTATGAATGTAAAATATGTGGGAAAACGTTCAGTTCCACCTATGTTCAAGTGCATGAATGa